In Panthera tigris isolate Pti1 chromosome C1, P.tigris_Pti1_mat1.1, whole genome shotgun sequence, the following proteins share a genomic window:
- the LOC102964021 gene encoding LOW QUALITY PROTEIN: 60S ribosomal protein L10-like (The sequence of the model RefSeq protein was modified relative to this genomic sequence to represent the inferred CDS: deleted 1 base in 1 codon): MEALFLRCATEDLGVAMGHRPAWCYWYCKNKPYPKSPFCRGVPDAKFHIFDLGRKKAKVDEFPLCGHMVSDEYEQLSSEALEAARICANKYMVKSCGKDGFHIRVQLHPFHVIRINKMLSCAAVDKLQIGMRGAFGKPQGTVARVHIGQVIMSIRTKLQNKEHVIEALRRAKFKFPGRQKIHISKKWSFTKFNVDEFEDMVAEKRLIPDGCRVKYIPNRGPLDKWWALHS, translated from the exons atggaggctCTTTTCCTTCGGTGCGCCACTGAAGATCTTGGTGTCGCCATGGGCCACCGCCCCGCCTGGTGTTACTGGTATTGTAAGAACAAGCCGTATCCAAAGTCTCCTTTCTGCAGAGGTGTCCCTGATGCCAAGTTCCACATTTTTGACCTGGGGCGTAAGAAGGCAAAAGTGGATGAGTTCCCACTGTGTGGCCACATGGTGTCAGATGAATATGAGCAGCTCTCCTCTGAAGCCCTGGAGGCTGCCCGAATTTGTGCCAACAAGTACATGGTGAAAAGCTGTGGCAAAGATGGTTTTCACATCCGGGTACAGCTCCACCCTTTCCATGTCATCCGTATCAACAAGATGTTGTCCTGTGCTGCAGTTGACAAGCTCCAGATAGGTATGCGGGGTGCCTTTGGAAAGCCCCAGGGCACAGTGGCCAGGGTCCACATTGGCCAAGTCATCATGTCCATCCGTACCAAGTTGCAGAACAAGGAGCATGTGATTGAGGCCCTACGTAGGGCCAAGTTCAAGTTCCCTGGCCGCCAGAAGATCCACATTTCCAAGAAGTGGAGCTTTACTAAGTTTAACGTGGACGAATTTGAAGACATGGTGGCGGAAAAGCGGCTCATCCCAGACGGCTGTAGGGTCAAATACATCCCTAATCGTGGC CCCTTGGACAAATggtgggctctgcactcatgA